The sequence TAGGATATGCTGGTCTGCTAAACTGGCGAAGCGCTGAAACTCAAAGTCGATAGTGTTACCACCAGGACTACGCCAGCGCACAGAACGCACCACTAAGCCTTGACGCAGATCAAGCTGTCGATCATAGTTTAAAATTTCTCCTTGATCCATGCGGAAGCGATCGCCGTTAATACTCACCACCAAAGGTAGCCAATCAGGACAATTAACCAACTCCGTGTAAACTACAGGTACTTCGTCATAGACACCGTGGATAAACGTTGCTGGTAATCCCTGACTATAACCCTCTTCAAAACTTCCCCGCGTTCCCAAATAACCATTACCAATGGTAAAAACAGTTTCTTTAGACTGGAGATGTTCAGGTACAAACTGAGTTTCAATTAATATCCAGTCTGTGAAAAGAAAATTGCGAAAATTACCTTTAATGTCCATTGGTTAGAATAGGAAATAGGGATTAGGGATTAGATGTAGGTTGGGTGAAGCGGAGCGTAACCCAACGCCTAAAGAAGTTGGTGTTGTTGGGTTTCACTGCGTTACACCCAACCTACAATTTTTTGCACCACTTTAGGCTTGCTGCGCCACTACGTTTATTTCAAAAATCAAAGACTAATAATCAATCATAAATTAATAATTATGCTGCATATGTTGTTCTAATATCTTGTCGGCTCTGGGTTTATAAATTAGATGAAACAGGGTTTCCATGTAACGCAGTCTGGCTTCGTTGTCGTCTGGGGCGACGAAGTTCCAAAAGCCGGAAATTTTTGCTAGCAATATTAACTGATTAGTGTGTAAATGCCAGTTATACTTATGTTGAATTCGCTCGGTCATCCATTCGGAAACTTCTAGCCAATATTCGGGGTTGGCGTCACATTGTTCAAGGAAATGCAAAATTTTCTGAGATGTTCCAGCAAAGTCTGTGGGATTGAGATAAAATCCGTTTTCTCTGTCTTCGATAATTTCTAAAGCTCCGCCGAATTGAGTAGCAAATGTTGGTAAACCAGAAATCATCGCTTCTAAAATGCTTCTTCCAAAGGCTTCAAAGTGGGCGTAGTGAACGTATATGCCGCGATTATCTGCTACTATTCGATAAATTTCCCCGATGTCGCGGCTGGGGATACGCATTCCGATCCAGCGTAGTTTGTTGTTTAGATGATATTGATTGATGATGTTGTGCAGTTTTTGAATTTCGCTGGCTTCTTCTGGGTTAGAGGCTGCTTCTGGATGTAATTTACTGGTAACAATAATTAAGTTACAATGTTGTTGTAATGCTTGACTTTTGCCAAAACATTCCGCTAATCCTGTGAGGTTTTTAATGGCGGTGATGGGGGCGATGGTTAATATTGGTCGCTTTTTCAAGTCGTCTAAATGACCGAGAATTTGCTCATCTTTTTGGGTGAAGAGTAATTCTTGAAGACGGGTGCGAGTTGTGGAATCTCTATCTTCTTTTTGGCTGTAAGGGAAGAAAATTTCTTCATTTACTCCCGGTGGAACAACGTTGAATTTGGGACTAAATAAATCAATGCCATCGACAACGTGATAGAGATGAGGCATGGTGAAATATTTATAGGATTCATACTGTCCCATTGTGTCTGGTGTACCGACTATTTCTTGATAGGATGAAGTGACAATGAAGTCGGCAGCATTCATGGTAATTAAATCAGCAGTAAATTGGGCAGAAAAATGATATGTTGCTTCTAAATCTTGCCAATAAAGATTACTAAATAAGTATTTGGGTTTTTCTAAGGAATGGGCGATGTTGCAATGAATAACTTTGAGTTTACGGGCGAGGAGAAAAGCGACTAAGTTACCATCAGTGTAGTTACCGATAATTAAATGTGGTTTTCCTGAGAATTGCGCTAATAATTCTTTCTCTGCATCTTGGGCAAATTTTTCTAAATAAGGCCAAACTTCAAATTTAGATATCCAGTTGTTAGTAACTTCGGGGTTATATTCCCCAAAGGGAACACGCAAAATCCAAGCGTTTTCTGTTCCTTGAATTTTTTCTAGGGGTAGGTTACAAAATGTGCCTTGACAATTGGGAATGAGGCGGGTAAGTATAATTACATGGGGTTTAATCCCCAATAAATCCAGTCCGGCTAGCTCGATTTCCTTTTGCAATTGATTTTCTAAGCTGCGGGCTTGTTCGAGGACGTAGATGACTTGACCGAGGGTTTCATCTTTCCCTAATACCCCTTCTTGCGCTACCCAACCGTGGATAGAAATGAGGGTGACGCGAAAGATAGCGGGGATGCGAGAAACGAAAGCTTCGAGAATAGCAGGTTGGGGGTTGTCAATCAGCCGTAGGAGGAGATGTAAGGTTTCGCAGACGCGCGCAGCGGTGTTTCCCCAACCTGGTTCAAAGCCTAGTTCTTGGAGGTGAAAATAAAAGTTTTTTTGAGGTTCCGCGTCAGGTTGTTGGCACAGAAAGCTAATAACTTGGCGCATTTGCTGGGCGAGATGAGTCCCTGATTTAATGCGATCATTAATTAGTAAGGGAACACCATCATAGTGGAGTTTATGTAGTAATTCAAATAATATATCTAAGCAATATTGCGGTTGAGTTAAAATTTGATTGCAGAGGTAGCGATTGAGAAAGGCTAAACCTTGACCGATATTGCGGGAGTCGCTGAGGTTGGGGGAATTTTTATAAAAGCCGCTGAGGTCAATTTCGAGTATATTCGGTTGGTAGGAGTTGACTGAGCGATCGCGCACATCTAATAATGCTTGGAGTGACATCCGTTCAAACTGAGTCAAATCTGCACTCAAGCGCCAAACTTCCTGGCTAGCAATTCGGGGACGGACAACAAACCAAGTGCTTTCTTCTTCTAAAATTATTTCGTGGGTATATTGAATTAGTTTGCTGATAGAAGAAGAGTGCAAGAAACATTGAAGTTTTTGCGATCGCTGACAATGTTCAGCAAAAACTTGTATTATCTCAGTTCTCAAAAAACATTTCTTACAAGCAGCGCGCAGTGTACAGATTAACTGACGCAAGGTAGTTTTTTCATCACTGGTTGAGATCGCCTGAGCTAGTTCATACATGAAAATTTTCAGAGATTGAATGAGGTCATCACCTCAGCCTCTTCTGCGCCAAAACTTCTCTTCGATACTAAAAAAATGTCCCAGCCCTCAGCGTCTAGCTTTAGGATGAGAACCTCTAACACTAATTTGGGATTTGACGTTGAGCGCAGCGTGGAGGTGGGGAGGTGGGGAGGTGGGGAGTGTGGGAGGTGTGGGAGGTGTGGGAGGTGTGGGAGGAAGAAGAAGATTCTTGCGTCAGCATAAATTCTTTTTTTCTCTCATACCTCGGCTTACTTCGACTTCGCTACCTCGGCTGCGCTCGGCACAAGTCAGTACAAGTCGCTCGGTACAAGTCTCCCCACACTCCCCACACTCCCCATCACCCCATCACCCCACCTCCCACACTTCCCCCGCACCAACAACTCATCAAGAATCAACGGGTCTATAGTCGTTAACGAAGTTGCGAGTTTGGATGATTTTTACCTTCGCACTGCGAGCAACCTGGGGGGGTTGGTTCTGTTTGCGCCAATTTTTCGGGGGTAAGCTGTGATATTGACGGAACTGGCGCGAGAAATGACACGAATTTTGATATCCTAATGCTAAGGCAATCTGCTCAATGGTCTGAGTTGTATTGACTAGCAAGGAACGAGCTGCAGCCATCTTTCGCCGAACAATCCAGCCGTTGACGGTATCTCCGGTTTTTTCAGCGAGTCGATGTGTTAAATAAGGTGCGGTGTAACCAACTGCTTTCGCAACATGAGACAAAGTAATTCCTTGGCAATAATTGGCTTCGATAAAATCAAAAACTTTTTTGAATTGGGGAACCAAGGGAAAAATTGATTCAGCAGGAGTTGAATTTCCAGGTGATGAAGCTGGGTTGGTTTGGGAGTTACTACTGAACCAGTTGCTAAAAAGAGCTTGCTTTTCTAATCTGATAGCGATCGCTCGCAACACTTCTTCAATAGTCGAAGGTTTCATTATATAATCGTCTGCGCCCAACTCCATACCTTTACGAAAATCTGCATTCGTCTTGCTACCTGTGAGGAAAATGAAGGGAATCACGGCTGTTACCGGATTTTGACGCAGAGTCATCAAAACACTGTAACC is a genomic window of Fortiea contorta PCC 7126 containing:
- a CDS encoding sucrose synthase, with amino-acid sequence MYELAQAISTSDEKTTLRQLICTLRAACKKCFLRTEIIQVFAEHCQRSQKLQCFLHSSSISKLIQYTHEIILEEESTWFVVRPRIASQEVWRLSADLTQFERMSLQALLDVRDRSVNSYQPNILEIDLSGFYKNSPNLSDSRNIGQGLAFLNRYLCNQILTQPQYCLDILFELLHKLHYDGVPLLINDRIKSGTHLAQQMRQVISFLCQQPDAEPQKNFYFHLQELGFEPGWGNTAARVCETLHLLLRLIDNPQPAILEAFVSRIPAIFRVTLISIHGWVAQEGVLGKDETLGQVIYVLEQARSLENQLQKEIELAGLDLLGIKPHVIILTRLIPNCQGTFCNLPLEKIQGTENAWILRVPFGEYNPEVTNNWISKFEVWPYLEKFAQDAEKELLAQFSGKPHLIIGNYTDGNLVAFLLARKLKVIHCNIAHSLEKPKYLFSNLYWQDLEATYHFSAQFTADLITMNAADFIVTSSYQEIVGTPDTMGQYESYKYFTMPHLYHVVDGIDLFSPKFNVVPPGVNEEIFFPYSQKEDRDSTTRTRLQELLFTQKDEQILGHLDDLKKRPILTIAPITAIKNLTGLAECFGKSQALQQHCNLIIVTSKLHPEAASNPEEASEIQKLHNIINQYHLNNKLRWIGMRIPSRDIGEIYRIVADNRGIYVHYAHFEAFGRSILEAMISGLPTFATQFGGALEIIEDRENGFYLNPTDFAGTSQKILHFLEQCDANPEYWLEVSEWMTERIQHKYNWHLHTNQLILLAKISGFWNFVAPDDNEARLRYMETLFHLIYKPRADKILEQHMQHNY
- a CDS encoding response regulator, giving the protein MMYASSKKILVIEDDTVTLDLFLVALEAEGFETIGAENGFMGIQLAQTHQPDLVICDILMPDIDGYSVLMTLRQNPVTAVIPFIFLTGSKTNADFRKGMELGADDYIMKPSTIEEVLRAIAIRLEKQALFSNWFSSNSQTNPASSPGNSTPAESIFPLVPQFKKVFDFIEANYCQGITLSHVAKAVGYTAPYLTHRLAEKTGDTVNGWIVRRKMAAARSLLVNTTQTIEQIALALGYQNSCHFSRQFRQYHSLPPKNWRKQNQPPQVARSAKVKIIQTRNFVNDYRPVDS